Proteins encoded by one window of Yersinia massiliensis:
- the mrcA gene encoding peptidoglycan glycosyltransferase/peptidoglycan DD-transpeptidase MrcA, with protein MKFVKYFLILVVCCILLGAASIFGLYKYIEPQLPDVATLKDVRLQTPMLVYSAEGELIAQYGEKRRIPLTLKQIPPEMVHAFIATEDSRFYDHHGVDPVGILRAASIAMVSGRASQGASTITQQLARNFFLSPERTLMRKIKEAFLAIRIEQLLTKDEILELYLNKIYLGYRAYGVGAAAQVYFGKDVNELTLSQMAMIAGLPKAPSTFNPLYSHDRAVARRNVVLSRMLDEKYITQAQYDQARSEDIVANYHAPQIAFSAPYLSEMVRQEMIKRYGENAYTDGYQVYTTITRKLQLAAVESLRANVLAYDMRHGYRGPSNVLWKVGESAWSREQILDSLKTLPVYGPLLPAVVTEANATQATAMLADGSNVTLPMSGMRWARPFKSDNAQGPTPKQVTDVVQPGQQIWVRKVEDSWWLAQVPDVNSALVSIDPNNGAIKALVGGFDFNQSKFNRATQALRQVGSNIKPFLYTAAMDKGLTLATILNDLPITRWDAGAGTDWRPKNSPPTYDGPIRLRQGLGQSKNVVMVRAMRAMGVDYAAEYLQRFGFPAQNIVHSESLALGSASFTPLQLVRGYAVLANGGYLVDPYFITKITDDVGNVLFEAKPKIVCEDCNLPVIYGDTQRSVVLSDDNVENVVTSQNNEANSVPVPELEQVTPAQARLNSDEQYAPHVISTPLAFLMRDALNSNIFGEPGWMGTGWRAGRDLKRKDIGGKTGTTNNSKDAWFSGYGPDTVTSVWIGFDDHRRDLGRSSASGAIPDQISGAEGGAKTAQPAWDDFMKAALAGLPEKTVAPPPGIVSVVIDKQTGKLSSGGPGSRPEFFIEGTQPTEYSVHEAGTTLMDNGQTHELF; from the coding sequence GTGAAGTTCGTAAAGTATTTTTTGATCCTTGTAGTGTGTTGCATTTTACTGGGAGCAGCCTCGATATTTGGTCTCTACAAATATATTGAGCCTCAGCTACCTGATGTTGCCACACTGAAAGATGTCCGGCTGCAAACGCCCATGTTGGTGTATAGCGCCGAAGGCGAATTGATCGCTCAATACGGTGAGAAACGCCGTATTCCGTTAACGCTAAAACAAATTCCACCAGAGATGGTGCATGCGTTCATTGCGACGGAAGATAGCCGGTTCTACGACCATCATGGTGTGGATCCCGTCGGTATCCTACGTGCCGCCTCTATTGCCATGGTTTCTGGTCGCGCCTCCCAAGGGGCGAGTACCATTACCCAACAATTGGCGAGAAACTTTTTCTTAAGCCCAGAGCGGACCTTGATGCGTAAAATCAAGGAAGCATTTCTGGCCATTCGCATCGAACAGCTACTCACCAAAGATGAAATTCTTGAGTTGTATCTGAACAAGATTTATCTCGGTTACCGTGCCTATGGTGTCGGTGCTGCCGCGCAGGTGTATTTCGGTAAAGATGTCAACGAGTTGACCCTTAGCCAGATGGCGATGATTGCCGGTTTGCCCAAAGCGCCGTCAACTTTCAACCCGCTTTATTCACATGACAGAGCTGTCGCGCGCCGTAATGTCGTGCTATCGCGCATGTTGGATGAAAAGTACATCACCCAAGCGCAATACGATCAGGCACGTAGCGAAGATATCGTCGCTAACTACCATGCACCGCAAATTGCCTTCTCTGCGCCCTATTTGTCTGAAATGGTGCGTCAAGAGATGATCAAGCGTTACGGTGAGAATGCCTATACCGACGGCTATCAGGTCTATACCACCATTACACGCAAACTCCAGTTGGCGGCGGTTGAATCCTTACGCGCCAATGTGTTGGCTTATGATATGCGCCATGGCTATCGTGGCCCATCCAATGTTTTGTGGAAGGTTGGTGAGAGTGCGTGGAGCCGCGAACAGATTCTTGATTCGCTGAAAACGCTGCCAGTCTATGGTCCGTTGCTCCCCGCCGTTGTCACTGAAGCGAATGCAACACAAGCCACCGCCATGCTGGCCGATGGCAGTAATGTCACACTGCCAATGTCAGGTATGCGTTGGGCACGTCCGTTTAAGTCAGACAATGCTCAAGGGCCGACACCAAAACAAGTGACTGATGTGGTGCAACCCGGCCAGCAAATTTGGGTGAGAAAAGTTGAGGATAGCTGGTGGCTGGCGCAGGTGCCGGACGTCAACTCAGCCTTGGTTTCCATCGATCCGAATAACGGTGCGATTAAAGCCTTGGTCGGTGGTTTTGACTTTAACCAAAGTAAATTCAACCGTGCCACACAAGCGCTGCGTCAGGTCGGTTCAAATATCAAACCTTTCCTGTATACCGCAGCGATGGATAAAGGGCTGACACTCGCCACTATCCTCAACGATTTGCCTATCACCCGTTGGGATGCTGGTGCCGGTACCGATTGGCGGCCAAAAAACTCACCGCCCACTTACGATGGTCCAATTCGTTTGCGTCAAGGTTTAGGCCAGTCGAAGAACGTGGTGATGGTGCGGGCAATGCGTGCGATGGGTGTGGATTATGCCGCTGAATATCTGCAACGCTTTGGCTTCCCTGCACAGAATATTGTGCATTCAGAATCACTGGCTTTAGGTTCGGCATCATTTACACCATTGCAGTTAGTGCGTGGCTACGCGGTGCTGGCAAATGGGGGTTATTTGGTTGACCCTTATTTCATCACCAAAATCACTGATGATGTCGGCAATGTACTATTCGAAGCGAAGCCTAAAATTGTCTGCGAAGACTGTAACTTGCCGGTTATTTATGGCGATACTCAGCGCTCGGTTGTGCTGTCAGATGATAACGTTGAAAACGTCGTGACATCCCAGAATAACGAAGCCAACAGTGTTCCCGTGCCTGAACTGGAACAAGTTACACCTGCTCAGGCTAGACTCAATAGTGATGAACAATATGCGCCACATGTGATCAGTACACCGTTAGCCTTCCTGATGCGCGACGCACTGAATTCCAACATCTTTGGGGAACCGGGTTGGATGGGAACAGGTTGGCGTGCAGGGCGTGATTTAAAACGTAAAGATATTGGTGGCAAAACCGGTACAACCAACAACTCGAAAGATGCTTGGTTCTCTGGCTATGGCCCAGATACGGTCACGTCAGTTTGGATTGGTTTTGATGACCATCGCCGCGACTTAGGCCGTAGTTCAGCATCAGGCGCGATACCTGACCAGATCTCGGGTGCCGAAGGTGGAGCGAAGACGGCTCAACCCGCATGGGATGACTTTATGAAAGCTGCCCTCGCAGGTTTGCCGGAAAAAACCGTCGCGCCACCGCCGGGTATCGTTAGCGTCGTGATTGATAAACAAACTGGCAAGCTCTCTAGCGGTGGGCCGGGTAGCCGTCCTGAGTTCTTTATCGAGGGCACTCAGCCAACCGAGTATTCGGTGCATGAGGCAGGGACGACGCTAATGGATAACGGCCAAACCCACGAGTTGTTCTGA
- the pilM gene encoding pilus assembly protein PilM — translation MYSQYWQVGLDIQMEAIRALAVVKRRHGWQLRYWWSQSLPAGTLRDGILHQPTIVSDTLKLLRKQLPRHISLRIALPAQRILQHSMFAPERRLRESECEGYVQAAANRAFPVSSEGLALDYRINTSSHRDASSSRGLPSGNHNLSGTGYHKSQATELLITAARQTEIQQWQRCLHQAGLPSQVIDITPCALRYMAAAAGLTGPYWLIHRLANEWLWVSSQEMPFEFGVVAIDVDDGVGTYHANDTDPEIDTDPEIDTNNSVPYTHCSSALDPLSALMAQLQARSIDQGTAPMRVYYSSTIDEHLPDNTLPWSTFKAFSQYQPPLPSLPSAYTLAGGLALRPADV, via the coding sequence ATGTACTCACAATATTGGCAGGTTGGGCTGGATATTCAAATGGAGGCAATACGCGCCTTGGCAGTTGTCAAACGCCGTCATGGCTGGCAACTGCGCTACTGGTGGTCTCAATCCTTACCTGCCGGAACGTTGCGCGACGGCATTTTACATCAGCCTACAATCGTTAGCGACACACTCAAATTATTACGTAAACAATTACCGAGACATATTTCATTACGTATTGCATTGCCCGCACAGCGGATATTGCAACATTCGATGTTTGCGCCAGAGCGGCGTCTACGGGAGTCAGAATGCGAGGGCTATGTACAAGCTGCAGCCAACAGAGCCTTTCCTGTGAGCAGTGAAGGGCTAGCGCTGGATTATCGCATCAATACCTCATCTCATCGTGATGCCTCATCCAGTCGTGGCCTCCCCTCTGGCAATCACAACTTATCCGGTACTGGTTATCACAAGTCACAGGCGACTGAGTTACTGATTACCGCAGCTCGCCAGACAGAAATCCAGCAATGGCAACGGTGTTTACATCAAGCGGGTTTGCCCTCACAGGTTATTGATATCACGCCTTGTGCTTTGCGCTATATGGCGGCTGCGGCAGGGTTAACGGGGCCGTATTGGTTGATTCACCGCTTGGCAAATGAGTGGCTATGGGTTTCTTCTCAAGAGATGCCGTTTGAGTTTGGTGTGGTCGCGATTGATGTTGATGATGGGGTAGGTACTTATCATGCGAATGATACCGATCCTGAGATTGATACTGACCCTGAGATAGATACTAATAATAGCGTGCCATATACCCATTGCTCTAGCGCACTCGATCCGCTATCTGCATTGATGGCACAGCTTCAGGCCCGCTCTATCGATCAAGGCACTGCACCGATGAGGGTGTACTACAGCAGCACAATAGATGAACATTTACCTGACAATACGCTTCCTTGGTCAACTTTTAAGGCATTTAGCCAGTACCAGCCACCTCTCCCTTCTTTACCATCAGCTTATACTCTGGCTGGAGGGCTGGCACTGCGCCCAGCGGATGTGTGA
- a CDS encoding PilN domain-containing protein, whose amino-acid sequence MYQVNFSLWRAERRFTRYRFWRNAGMCQCALWLIALLIVQGQSRAVQVDQQANLAALTQQQMVLSQQHQAVQQGMTQLQQVEQRAQVYRQAQQSAYRYTRLLQQLSQHIPSSCWLVNLLPQGDGFVFEAISQDYAAIDVFLVQLSRQSLLANVRLQKIAQQDDGTFRFSVWADWQQREDNHE is encoded by the coding sequence ATGTATCAGGTTAATTTCTCATTATGGCGCGCTGAGCGCCGATTCACACGCTACCGTTTTTGGCGTAATGCGGGTATGTGCCAGTGCGCGCTTTGGCTAATAGCACTGTTGATTGTTCAAGGGCAATCACGGGCGGTACAAGTCGACCAGCAAGCTAATTTAGCGGCGTTAACACAACAACAAATGGTATTAAGCCAGCAACATCAGGCTGTGCAACAGGGAATGACTCAATTACAGCAGGTAGAGCAGCGTGCTCAGGTTTATCGTCAGGCACAGCAATCAGCTTACCGTTACACCAGATTATTGCAGCAGCTATCACAACACATCCCATCAAGCTGTTGGCTGGTCAACTTATTGCCGCAAGGTGATGGTTTCGTGTTTGAGGCCATCAGTCAGGACTATGCAGCCATTGATGTTTTCTTAGTGCAATTAAGCCGTCAGTCCTTACTAGCCAATGTGCGCTTACAAAAAATTGCTCAGCAGGATGACGGTACTTTTCGCTTCAGTGTGTGGGCGGATTGGCAGCAGAGGGAAGATAACCATGAATAA
- a CDS encoding pilus assembly protein PilP, protein MNKYRRVLGLRVTTLLVSTLVATVYAETTVSTKVAERNPFQKVSTKSCHLDRERLASWQLQGIVSGGGYQSSWGKWPDGDRQKLVVGQQLLPNWQVIHIGSRQVSLQQLNPDTTCTGLPSTQVLSMR, encoded by the coding sequence ATGAATAAGTACCGCCGGGTGCTGGGATTACGGGTGACCACCTTATTGGTCTCTACATTGGTTGCTACTGTTTATGCCGAAACAACTGTTTCTACCAAGGTTGCCGAGCGTAATCCTTTTCAAAAAGTATCGACAAAATCTTGTCATCTTGATCGAGAACGGCTAGCCAGTTGGCAACTACAAGGCATCGTGAGTGGCGGGGGATACCAGTCTAGTTGGGGGAAATGGCCCGATGGTGACAGGCAAAAACTGGTGGTAGGCCAACAGTTGCTGCCAAATTGGCAAGTGATCCACATTGGTTCACGGCAGGTGAGTCTACAGCAGCTAAATCCAGACACAACCTGTACAGGGCTGCCCTCCACGCAGGTGTTATCGATGCGTTGA
- the hofQ gene encoding DNA uptake porin HofQ, producing MDLEITGTQPSNKTKIEDWLIRSRSLLQAARLILLVLSLLLVSSPTFSAKKSPHVTLDFQDAPIAMVLQALADYQQLNLVVASGVSGNISLRLVDVPWEQALAIILRMGHLKVEHEGAVMMVFTEQDIQERQQRATKTAEPDALINLTLALQHADAEQLAESLEEGDLLSPRGSVVVDKRTNTLLIRDTSASLTLLKGWLTEMDSPLQQVQLAAHIVTMSRENLQELGVRWGMGKTPQAMPLRINDFNVNLPLPNSTVSAGFNVARIGGRLLELELSALEQENQIDIIASPRLMISHQQTASIKQGSDIPYTVSRGEKGASSIEFKEAVLGMEVTPKILRNGKITLNLKISQNMPGMKIKRGDTEALLIDKQEIKTQITVSNGETIVLGGIFQQKNSQVVNKVPFLADIPWLGALFKQDTQQQNRRELVIFITPKLISA from the coding sequence ATGGATCTTGAAATAACGGGAACTCAACCCAGCAATAAAACGAAAATAGAAGATTGGCTAATACGATCACGTAGTTTGTTACAGGCGGCTCGGCTAATCCTATTGGTGCTGAGTCTATTGCTCGTCAGTTCACCTACCTTTAGTGCAAAGAAGAGCCCACACGTCACACTCGATTTTCAAGATGCCCCAATTGCTATGGTGTTACAGGCACTGGCTGATTATCAGCAATTGAATTTGGTGGTTGCATCAGGGGTGAGTGGCAATATCAGCCTGCGGCTGGTTGATGTTCCTTGGGAACAAGCTCTGGCTATTATTTTGCGCATGGGCCATCTAAAAGTAGAGCATGAAGGGGCTGTGATGATGGTCTTCACTGAACAAGACATACAGGAAAGGCAGCAACGTGCGACAAAAACCGCGGAGCCAGATGCCCTCATCAATCTCACTTTGGCATTACAACATGCGGATGCTGAACAGCTTGCTGAAAGTTTGGAAGAAGGGGACTTACTTTCACCTCGGGGCAGTGTGGTGGTCGATAAACGCACAAATACATTACTTATTCGCGACACTTCCGCTTCATTAACTTTATTGAAGGGGTGGCTAACTGAAATGGATTCCCCTCTCCAGCAGGTTCAACTGGCCGCACATATTGTGACGATGAGCCGTGAAAATTTGCAAGAGCTAGGCGTTCGTTGGGGGATGGGGAAAACGCCACAAGCCATGCCACTGAGAATAAATGATTTCAACGTCAATCTGCCGCTCCCAAATAGTACTGTTAGCGCAGGGTTTAATGTCGCTCGTATTGGCGGTCGCTTGCTGGAACTTGAGCTGAGCGCATTAGAACAAGAAAATCAGATCGACATCATCGCCAGCCCACGCCTAATGATCTCTCATCAGCAAACGGCTAGCATCAAGCAAGGTTCTGACATTCCTTATACTGTTTCACGCGGCGAAAAAGGCGCTTCATCTATTGAGTTTAAGGAGGCTGTATTAGGGATGGAGGTAACACCTAAAATACTGCGCAATGGCAAAATTACTCTAAACTTGAAAATTAGCCAGAATATGCCCGGAATGAAGATTAAGCGGGGTGATACTGAAGCTCTGCTAATTGATAAGCAGGAAATAAAAACTCAAATCACGGTCAGTAACGGCGAAACAATTGTGCTAGGGGGGATTTTCCAACAAAAAAATAGTCAGGTTGTTAATAAAGTGCCCTTTTTGGCCGATATTCCTTGGCTGGGTGCGTTGTTTAAACAAGATACCCAACAACAAAACCGACGAGAACTGGTGATTTTCATCACGCCAAAGCTCATCAGTGCTTGA
- the aroK gene encoding shikimate kinase AroK — MAEKRNIFLVGPMGAGKSTIGRQLAQQLNMEFFDSDQEIERRTGADVGWVFDVEGEEGFRDREEKVINELTEKQGIVLATGGGSVKSRETRNRLSARGVVVYLETTIEKQLARTQRDKKRPLLQVDSPPREVLEALARERNPLYEEIADVTIRTDDQSAKVVANQIINMLESN; from the coding sequence ATGGCAGAGAAACGCAATATCTTTCTGGTTGGGCCTATGGGTGCCGGCAAAAGCACTATTGGTCGTCAGTTAGCTCAGCAACTCAATATGGAGTTTTTCGACTCTGATCAAGAAATTGAGCGACGTACCGGAGCTGACGTGGGCTGGGTATTCGACGTGGAAGGCGAAGAAGGTTTCCGCGATCGCGAAGAAAAAGTTATTAATGAACTGACGGAAAAGCAAGGCATTGTTCTGGCAACCGGTGGTGGCTCTGTTAAATCCAGAGAAACCCGTAACCGTTTGTCAGCCCGTGGCGTTGTGGTGTACTTAGAAACTACAATCGAAAAGCAGTTAGCCCGTACTCAGCGTGACAAAAAACGTCCGTTGTTGCAGGTTGATTCGCCTCCGCGTGAAGTGTTAGAAGCACTGGCAAGAGAACGCAATCCGTTGTACGAAGAAATTGCAGATGTCACCATCCGCACTGACGATCAAAGCGCAAAAGTTGTTGCTAACCAGATTATCAACATGCTGGAAAGTAACTGA
- the aroB gene encoding 3-dehydroquinate synthase, producing MEKITVTLGERSYPITIAAGLFDDPASFMPLKAGDQVMLVTNETLAPLYLDSLRTVLEGSGIKVDQVILPDGEQYKSLSVLEQVFSALLEKPHGRDTTLVALGGGVVGDLTGFAAACYQRGVRFIQVPTTLLSQVDSSVGGKTAVNHPLGKNMIGAFYQPASVVVDLNCLKTLPPRELASGLAEVIKYGIILDAAFFDWLEDNIDALLALDMSALAYCIRRCCELKADVVAADEREESGMRALLNLGHTYGHAIEAEMGYGVWLHGEAVAAGMMMAAHTARRLGQLSVGDVERIKKLLLRAGLPVCGPKEMTPESYLPHMMRDKKVLAGALRLVLPTAIGQSEIRSGIEHDMVLASIADCQSSRMV from the coding sequence ATGGAGAAGATTACTGTCACGTTAGGGGAGCGTAGCTACCCTATTACGATTGCAGCTGGATTGTTCGATGATCCGGCTTCTTTTATGCCGCTAAAGGCGGGCGATCAGGTCATGCTGGTCACCAACGAAACGCTGGCACCACTCTATCTGGACTCGCTCCGGACAGTGCTGGAAGGCAGTGGCATTAAAGTGGATCAGGTGATTTTACCTGATGGCGAGCAGTACAAATCTCTCAGCGTTTTGGAGCAGGTATTTTCTGCCCTTCTGGAAAAACCGCACGGTCGTGATACTACCCTTGTCGCCTTAGGTGGCGGTGTAGTAGGCGACCTGACCGGTTTTGCCGCAGCTTGCTATCAACGTGGTGTTCGCTTTATTCAAGTTCCTACCACCTTACTTTCCCAAGTGGATTCATCTGTCGGTGGCAAAACCGCCGTGAATCATCCATTGGGCAAAAACATGATTGGTGCTTTCTATCAACCTGCATCGGTGGTGGTTGACCTCAATTGCCTGAAAACTCTCCCTCCACGCGAGCTTGCTTCTGGGCTGGCTGAAGTTATCAAATACGGCATTATTCTGGATGCTGCTTTCTTCGATTGGCTAGAAGATAATATCGACGCATTACTCGCACTGGATATGTCAGCGTTAGCTTACTGTATCCGTCGTTGCTGTGAATTAAAGGCCGATGTTGTTGCTGCCGATGAACGCGAAGAGAGCGGGATGCGCGCTTTACTTAATTTGGGTCATACTTATGGTCATGCCATTGAGGCTGAAATGGGGTATGGCGTCTGGTTGCACGGAGAAGCGGTGGCTGCTGGTATGATGATGGCAGCGCACACCGCCCGTCGTTTAGGCCAACTCTCGGTGGGTGATGTCGAGCGTATCAAAAAACTACTTTTACGTGCTGGTCTGCCAGTCTGTGGGCCGAAAGAAATGACACCAGAGTCTTATCTGCCGCATATGATGCGAGATAAAAAAGTGTTGGCAGGCGCGCTTCGTTTAGTATTGCCAACCGCAATTGGTCAGTCAGAAATCCGTAGCGGTATTGAGCACGACATGGTGTTAGCGTCGATCGCGGACTGCCAGTCATCGAGAATGGTATAA
- a CDS encoding SPOR domain-containing protein, giving the protein MDDLKPGDDLKPDSSDRRPTRPRKASTGPKLAVSRQHMMIGIGILVLLLIIIAIGSALKAPTEHEASQQNPNVDAARNINLSDSSSLTSGNNTQPSVANNSSDGHDANGVRNTAQPQDISVPPISPTPTEAAAQPSANSPTQRVELPGNMSDALSQTQGQVDTLSQNMNDGQTSTLPTAPATVSGSKGAKVSASGESITHPSQKPGSVAAKQPATNQAANHKKPTTAVTPAASAVAKSGSANGSSSTLKNAPSSHFTIQLSSASRSDTLNAYAKQQKLTDYHVYETKRDGKPWYVLVTGNYASSADAKKAITTLPADVQAKKPWVKPVQQVQQDLKK; this is encoded by the coding sequence ATGGATGATTTAAAGCCGGGAGACGATCTGAAACCAGATAGTAGTGACCGTCGTCCTACACGCCCACGTAAGGCTTCTACGGGGCCGAAGCTTGCTGTTTCACGCCAACATATGATGATTGGTATCGGCATCTTAGTGCTGCTATTGATCATTATTGCTATTGGTTCAGCCCTGAAAGCCCCAACAGAGCATGAAGCCTCTCAACAGAATCCGAATGTTGATGCCGCGAGAAATATCAATCTGTCTGATTCATCCTCACTCACTAGTGGCAATAACACTCAACCGAGTGTTGCAAATAATAGCAGTGATGGTCATGACGCCAACGGCGTGAGAAATACCGCGCAACCGCAAGATATCAGTGTTCCGCCAATTTCGCCGACCCCGACTGAGGCCGCGGCTCAGCCGTCAGCGAACAGCCCAACGCAACGTGTCGAGTTGCCGGGCAATATGTCTGATGCGCTTTCCCAAACTCAAGGGCAAGTCGATACGCTGTCTCAAAATATGAATGACGGTCAGACTTCCACCTTACCGACAGCGCCGGCTACGGTTTCAGGTTCCAAAGGGGCAAAAGTCTCCGCGTCAGGTGAATCTATTACTCACCCGTCACAGAAACCAGGTTCAGTCGCAGCCAAGCAACCAGCAACCAATCAAGCGGCCAACCATAAAAAACCAACCACAGCGGTCACCCCAGCCGCATCTGCGGTTGCTAAATCAGGTTCGGCCAATGGTAGCAGCAGCACATTGAAAAATGCGCCAAGTAGTCATTTCACAATACAGCTGAGCAGTGCATCACGCTCGGACACGCTGAATGCCTACGCGAAGCAGCAGAAATTAACAGACTATCATGTCTATGAAACAAAACGTGATGGTAAACCTTGGTACGTATTAGTGACGGGTAACTACGCCTCTTCTGCTGATGCAAAAAAGGCCATTACGACATTACCCGCCGATGTTCAGGCGAAAAAACCGTGGGTTAAGCCAGTACAACAAGTACAGCAAGACCTTAAAAAATAA
- the dam gene encoding adenine-specific DNA-methyltransferase — MKKNRAFLKWAGGKYPLVDDIRRHLPAGDCLIEPFVGAGSVFLNTEYESYILADINSDLINLYNIVKERTDDFVRDARVLFTGNFNNPEHFYLLRHEFNSSNDTYRRALLFLYLNRHCYNGLCRYNLSGEFNVPFGRYKKPYFPEDELYWFAEKSQHAVFVCEHYQETLLKAVHGAVVYCDPPYAPLSATANFTAYHTNNFGIADQQNLARLAYQLSVENQIPVLISNHDTELTRDWYHQASLHVVKARRTISRNILGRSKVNELLALYS, encoded by the coding sequence ATGAAGAAAAACCGCGCTTTTTTAAAATGGGCTGGTGGGAAGTATCCGCTGGTTGATGACATACGACGCCATCTACCAGCGGGAGACTGCTTGATAGAGCCATTCGTCGGTGCGGGGTCGGTGTTTTTGAACACTGAGTATGAGTCTTACATACTGGCCGATATCAACAGTGATCTTATCAATCTCTATAATATCGTGAAGGAACGTACTGACGACTTCGTACGTGATGCTCGCGTATTATTCACCGGAAATTTCAATAATCCTGAGCACTTCTATCTACTGCGCCACGAGTTTAATAGCAGTAATGATACCTATCGCCGTGCATTATTGTTTCTCTATCTGAATCGTCACTGCTATAACGGTCTGTGCCGCTATAATTTGAGCGGTGAATTCAATGTGCCTTTTGGTCGCTATAAAAAGCCGTATTTCCCAGAAGATGAACTGTATTGGTTTGCTGAAAAATCGCAACATGCTGTTTTTGTTTGTGAGCACTATCAGGAAACGTTATTAAAAGCCGTGCATGGGGCCGTGGTTTACTGCGATCCTCCGTATGCGCCACTCTCTGCGACCGCGAATTTTACGGCCTATCACACCAATAATTTCGGTATTGCGGATCAACAGAATCTGGCGCGTCTGGCTTATCAACTTTCGGTCGAAAACCAGATTCCAGTTTTGATTTCTAATCACGATACAGAACTGACGCGTGATTGGTATCATCAAGCATCGCTGCATGTAGTGAAAGCGCGCCGAACTATTAGCCGTAATATCCTTGGCCGTAGTAAAGTGAACGAGCTTTTGGCGCTGTATAGCTAA
- the rpe gene encoding ribulose-phosphate 3-epimerase, translated as MKKFLIAPSILSADFARLGEDTAKVLAAGADVVHFDVMDNHYVPNLTIGPMVCQALRDYGITAPIDVHLMVKPVDRIVPDFAKAGATYISFHPEASEHVDRTLQLIKESGCKAGLVFNPATPLSYLDYVMDKLDVILLMSVNPGFGGQSFIPETLNKLRQVRKLIDDSGYDIRLEVDGGVKVDNIRQIAAAGADMFVAGSAIFNQPDYAAVIDAMRSELAMSAHD; from the coding sequence ATGAAAAAGTTTTTAATTGCCCCGTCTATTCTGTCAGCCGATTTTGCCCGTTTGGGTGAAGATACCGCGAAGGTGCTCGCGGCGGGTGCAGATGTCGTGCATTTTGATGTGATGGACAATCATTACGTGCCTAATCTGACCATCGGGCCAATGGTGTGCCAAGCGCTACGCGACTATGGCATTACCGCACCGATTGATGTGCACTTGATGGTGAAGCCCGTTGATCGCATCGTGCCGGATTTCGCTAAAGCCGGTGCAACTTATATTTCTTTCCATCCTGAAGCCTCAGAACATGTTGATCGCACACTGCAGCTTATCAAAGAGAGTGGTTGTAAGGCGGGTCTGGTGTTCAACCCAGCCACACCGCTTAGCTATCTTGATTATGTGATGGATAAGCTGGATGTCATTTTGCTGATGTCGGTGAACCCTGGTTTTGGTGGGCAATCCTTTATTCCCGAAACGCTAAATAAGTTGCGCCAAGTGCGTAAGCTTATCGATGACAGCGGCTATGACATTCGTCTGGAAGTCGATGGCGGCGTGAAAGTGGATAATATTCGCCAAATTGCGGCGGCGGGTGCCGATATGTTTGTGGCGGGTTCCGCTATCTTCAATCAACCGGATTATGCTGCGGTCATCGATGCGATGCGTAGCGAACTGGCGATGTCTGCTCATGACTAA
- a CDS encoding phosphoglycolate phosphatase: MTKFEAIRGVAFDLDGTLVDSAPGLASAIDMALAHEGLPTAGQERVSTWIGNGADVLVERALRWAGHEPDAQAVAHTRELFDHYYAKTVEQGSQLFPQVKATLVQLAASGLPMGLITNKPTPFVAPLLASLGIAEYFSVIIGGDDVVVKKPHPAPLYLLLAKLGLHAHEMLFVGDSRNDIMAAKAAGCPSVGLTYGYNYGEAIATSHPDCVLARFADLLPAIGLPSLKDQDV, encoded by the coding sequence ATGACTAAATTTGAGGCTATTCGCGGTGTGGCTTTCGATCTGGATGGCACATTAGTGGATAGCGCACCCGGGCTTGCCAGCGCGATAGATATGGCGTTGGCACATGAAGGTTTGCCTACTGCAGGCCAAGAAAGGGTGTCTACTTGGATTGGTAATGGTGCGGATGTTTTGGTCGAACGCGCATTACGTTGGGCCGGTCATGAGCCAGATGCTCAAGCGGTTGCTCATACCCGTGAGCTGTTTGATCATTACTATGCCAAAACGGTTGAGCAGGGGAGTCAGTTGTTCCCGCAAGTGAAAGCGACCTTGGTACAACTGGCCGCCAGTGGTTTACCCATGGGGCTGATTACCAATAAGCCCACCCCTTTCGTTGCGCCTTTGCTCGCATCGCTCGGTATCGCTGAGTATTTCTCTGTCATCATTGGCGGTGATGATGTGGTGGTGAAAAAGCCCCATCCAGCCCCGCTTTATTTACTGTTGGCAAAACTCGGTTTGCATGCCCACGAAATGCTGTTTGTCGGCGATTCGCGTAATGACATTATGGCCGCAAAGGCCGCAGGTTGCCCGAGTGTTGGGCTGACCTATGGATATAACTACGGTGAAGCGATTGCGACCAGTCACCCAGACTGTGTATTAGCGCGCTTTGCCGATCTGTTGCCCGCCATCGGGCTACCTTCTTTAAAAGATCAGGACGTATAA